The sequence below is a genomic window from Spirochaetae bacterium HGW-Spirochaetae-1.
CCTTCCTATGCGACAATTCTGAAGGATCAGGTTAAAAAAGCCGAACCCGTGATGAAGGCTGCCGAGATCCTCACCGATGAAGAAGCAAAGATCAAGAAGATTAGTGAAGCCAACGGTATAATTAATGCCCTCTTTGTCAGAAACCTGGATAACCTGAGGAGCCTGAAACAGTCCATTCGCAGCAAGATCATAGAAGTTCGGGGACTGCGCCTTGAGTATAGCGAGCGATACAGCGCAGACAGGGCCATTGCCGATGCAGAGACGACAATTCAGAAGGCTGAGGAGCGTCTTAAGACCGCTGTCAATAATGCAGCCGAAGGTGAAGCCCTCAGCGACCTGGTGACCCGTGACCTGAAATATGCCGTGAACAGCCTGGAAAGCGTTATAAAAATGGTGAGGGACCGGGAGCGTGAGGCCCAGAGAAAGATCGATGAGCAGAAAAAGATTGAGGATCAGGGCAAGACATCAAATAATATTAATTCCGGTGGAACCACGGGGAACACGATACCGCAACCTGCCGATATCAAGTGCTCCTACTGCGGAACGATAAACCCGGCGGGGAGTAAGAATTGTAAGGGATGCGGCGCCGCATTTTAGAGAGTAGATTGGGCACCCCGGTGGAGGCGATGAGACGCCTTTACCCGGGGTGAGGAGCTGTTTGCTCGGTAAGCAATCCCCATTCAGCCAGATTTCTGCGGAGCCTGCCGCCCACGGAAGACCCTTCCCTGAAAAATACGGCCGGGTTCCCGATCGGGGCATCGATATCAAACCATTCACCCTTCGACGTGAAGGCCTTCCCGCTCCAGAGATGGCGCCATTTTCCCGCCGGCAGGTATACCCACACTTTCGTTTCTCCTTTCTCTGTCACGGGCGCCATGAGGAGTTCGCTCCCTATCATGAAACACTCATAGCGCAGGTCGGCTACATTGTTATCATGAGGATATTCCAGATATAAATGGCGTATAACGGGCAAGCCGGTTTGTGAGGCTTTCTCTACGAGTTCCTTACGATAAAATCCCCAGGCCTCATATACTTTAGCGAAACGGCTGAAATGCTGCAGGGTCTCATCGTCATTGTAGAACTGGAAATTCTCATCGGGCCGGTTTCCTTCGTGTGTACGGAAAACGGGACTGAAGGCGTTCAGCTCGATCCACCGCAGCAGCAGTTCCTTCTCGCGCAGGTATTTTAGCACGGGACTCGTGAGGGCCGTGTAGCCGCCGATATCGCTGTGCTGGAGGGAGTAGCCGGAAAAGCCCGATGAAAGCATGCCGATGACGGCCGATTTGATGCCGTCATATTCATCCCAGGTGACCATCTGGTCTCCCAGCCAGAAGAGGGTGGACCAGGCCGGGCTTTTCGTGTATCCTGACCGGGAGAAAAAGAGATATTCCCGGGAGCCCGGCAGGGAATCAATAACTTCTCGGTTGAGCCTGGCCCAAAGCTCGGGGTACCGGTTGTGGAGATCGGCGGCTTTTTCACCGGAAAAGAGCATGGCGTCCCAGGGAAGGGCCTCGGCGAAATCGGCCATCCATCCCCGCATGCCCGTTCCTGCCATTTCAGTGCGGATGATATTTTTCATCCACTCCACCGCTTTAGGGTTTGTAAGATCGAGAAGAATAGCGGAAAAGTCCGTGTTGGGAATGAGATAGGGCTTCCCGTCGGGGGTTCTGACCATGTATCCATGTTCAATCGCTTCCCGGTAAAGATTCCTGCCGCGTTCGGGCGCATCTTTTGTGTCCACGAGAAAGGGGTTGATATAGCCCAGGATGGGAATATCAAGCTTCTTAAAATCTTCATGAAGCATGGGCCAGTTGGGATAGCGCTTTTTATCGAGCTGCCAGTTCCACCATAGCTGTTTGCCGAAGCTGGTTTTTCTCTGGCCCTCCCAGTCCTGGAGCCAGAAGGCCGCGATGGGTGTATTGATTTCTTTCAGTTTTTCATAAATGGCCCGGACCTTTTCCGTGCCTCCCTGTATGCCGATGATGGCGCCGCGATGAACCCATTCCGGCAGGGAGCGCATTCGTCCCGTAAGATTCGTATAACGGGCAATGAGATCACGGGGAGTGTCTGCTTCGATGATAGTGCCGCGCATGTTTTTTGTGAAGGCCGTAATCTGGATTCTTTCATCATAGCGCATGTCAAAGGCGCTGTATGAGCCTGTATCCAGGTGCAGGGAACGCAGGTCGCTGCTGAAAAGATGCGGCACTGCCGCATAGCTCGTGTACCAATTTCCTCCGGCCTTTGCCACCAGATTTACAATGGCCGTAAGGGGCTGCCTGCCGCGGCCGATGCCCTGTTCCATGACCAGTATGGGAAGGTATCGCCCCTTCATGTTTATTTGTGTGAACTGGACGCCGAAACCGAAGAGCTTTTCGTCTTTATGGCTTTTCAGTGTAAGATAGCTCCGGTTGACGGTACCGCCGGGAAAATCGAGGCTGAAACGGATGGAATGATTGTCGGCTTCGGAAAAGCGTAGTATATAGCCAATGGAAGAGCCGGTGTCTTCATC
It includes:
- a CDS encoding alpha-glucosidase — translated: MIKGKGTIMNKKKIALVITALIPVLLLSYAVFNMAAEWYRLRPVLGNLTGPAHAMRLENRNFILTWDHGNLKILSRRNPVHILFENEPGKSFVAGALGRENVEESRGSFFLRDTIIQVFSRQMLDALYRTDSGDFILEGTLTDEDTGSSIGYILRFSEADNHSIRFSLDFPGGTVNRSYLTLKSHKDEKLFGFGVQFTQINMKGRYLPILVMEQGIGRGRQPLTAIVNLVAKAGGNWYTSYAAVPHLFSSDLRSLHLDTGSYSAFDMRYDERIQITAFTKNMRGTIIEADTPRDLIARYTNLTGRMRSLPEWVHRGAIIGIQGGTEKVRAIYEKLKEINTPIAAFWLQDWEGQRKTSFGKQLWWNWQLDKKRYPNWPMLHEDFKKLDIPILGYINPFLVDTKDAPERGRNLYREAIEHGYMVRTPDGKPYLIPNTDFSAILLDLTNPKAVEWMKNIIRTEMAGTGMRGWMADFAEALPWDAMLFSGEKAADLHNRYPELWARLNREVIDSLPGSREYLFFSRSGYTKSPAWSTLFWLGDQMVTWDEYDGIKSAVIGMLSSGFSGYSLQHSDIGGYTALTSPVLKYLREKELLLRWIELNAFSPVFRTHEGNRPDENFQFYNDDETLQHFSRFAKVYEAWGFYRKELVEKASQTGLPVIRHLYLEYPHDNNVADLRYECFMIGSELLMAPVTEKGETKVWVYLPAGKWRHLWSGKAFTSKGEWFDIDAPIGNPAVFFREGSSVGGRLRRNLAEWGLLTEQTAPHPG